The window TCACACGAGGTTCAAGAAGAAGGCGAATTAGTTCCTTTCCCTTCCTCTTCAATTCATTTCTTATAGGTTTCATCTCAGACATCATTGTTCTTCTTAGCGCCTCTATTCTAACTGATTTCTCTTTAGATAGACCAAATCTTTCCTTGTAGAATGGACAGAATTTATCCTTAAATGGGGGTGGTGGGGGAGGTTGCCAGTGATGCCTCACCATCATCCCCAGAAAACCTAAATTAAGTGCAACTGATAGTACAAAGGCTAAGATAAATAATTTTCCTCTCATTATCCTTCCTCCTCTGCAAAGATTATATTGCCTGCTGACCATTCAGGAAAATCAGCAAAGCTATCGAGATAGATGGAACTTGTGAACTCATTATCCAGCTGTCTAAGATAGCCATTTTTTGAATAAAAGGTTTGCCCCAGAAAGATACCTATAAGAATACCTGCGGTAGCAGTGGCGATGATAGGAGCGGGTTTCAATATCAATTCCTGCCACCAGGACAGATATTCTTTGCTCACGGTTGCCGCGGTCAGGATTTTTTGAATGAGATAAACAGGTGGTTCAACAGGTTTGAGTTTGAGTAGAATATCCCAGCTCGCGGATAGATCCTCCAGTTCCTTTGAACAAGTCGGACAATCTAATAAATGCCCCTTAATCTCTTTTTTTTCCTTACTTTTAATTTCACCGTCTAAAAAAGCGGATAGCCTTCTTTGCACCTTTTTGCATCTCATCGTTTTTTATCTCCTATTATTTTAAACACTGATTATCCCCAAAACTTGCGGATAATTTTTCCTTTAATTTTTGTTTTGCCCGAAAGATAAGAGATTCAACCGCAGAGACAGAACAGCCAAGCACTTCAGCCACCTCCTTGTAAGAAAGGTTATGGAATCTTTGCAATATCACTGCCAGTCGTTGATTTTCTGGTAGAGAGGCTAAAGCCTGCTCAATTAAAATACCAACCTCTTTTTTCTTATATCGGACTTCAGGGCT is drawn from bacterium and contains these coding sequences:
- a CDS encoding zf-HC2 domain-containing protein, giving the protein MRCKKVQRRLSAFLDGEIKSKEKKEIKGHLLDCPTCSKELEDLSASWDILLKLKPVEPPVYLIQKILTAATVSKEYLSWWQELILKPAPIIATATAGILIGIFLGQTFYSKNGYLRQLDNEFTSSIYLDSFADFPEWSAGNIIFAEEEG
- a CDS encoding periplasmic heavy metal sensor; its protein translation is MRGKLFILAFVLSVALNLGFLGMMVRHHWQPPPPPPFKDKFCPFYKERFGLSKEKSVRIEALRRTMMSEMKPIRNELKRKGKELIRLLLEPRVNQKEIDEKLKNIQALEGKIQSKLVKHLCEVKSELTPEEQKRFFKFIMQRMEHRQGDWMRRKMMKKGVMKDSQK